In Oscillospiraceae bacterium, the following are encoded in one genomic region:
- the murD gene encoding UDP-N-acetylmuramoyl-L-alanine--D-glutamate ligase, translated as MDNRLDSFFAKLRSKKVFVIGIGVSNTPLIKLLLKKGVPVTVCDKKGAAALGSICDEIRSWGAKLLIGPDYPEVFDADVIIRAPGVYFDLPSLVAARKRGAAVTSEMELFFDYCPCPIYAVTGSDGKTTTTTIIAECLTKQGKLVHLGGNIGRSLFDKVEEMSHNDVAVVELSSFQLMSMRKSPDVAVVTNVNPNHLDIHKDMNEYITSKKNLFLHQNAFARCVLNAENEITRSFASETRGQTAFFSSLKKVENGVYLKDGELVHVTNGEEEEIMAADEILLPGKHNAENYMAAFAAVWGVVDVKVMAEIARTFKGVEHREEFVRELDGVKYYNDSIATTPTRTIAALNAFKKNVILIGGGYDKKIPFEPLGKPVVDTCKAVILFGDTAKKMGDAIAAAPGYNAEKVPIFYVGNMFEAVQKARSIANSGDFVTLSPACASFDRYPNYETRGEEYKTLVKKL; from the coding sequence ATGGACAACAGATTGGATTCTTTTTTTGCGAAACTTCGCTCAAAAAAGGTCTTTGTCATCGGAATCGGCGTCAGTAACACGCCGCTCATTAAGTTATTGTTAAAAAAAGGTGTCCCGGTCACGGTCTGCGATAAAAAAGGCGCAGCCGCGCTCGGTTCGATCTGTGACGAAATCCGCTCCTGGGGCGCAAAGCTTTTAATCGGCCCGGATTATCCCGAAGTTTTCGACGCCGATGTCATTATCCGCGCGCCCGGGGTCTATTTTGACCTGCCCTCGCTCGTTGCCGCCAGAAAACGCGGTGCCGCCGTGACCTCCGAGATGGAATTATTCTTCGACTACTGCCCGTGCCCGATTTATGCCGTGACCGGCAGTGACGGCAAAACCACGACCACGACCATCATCGCCGAGTGCCTGACGAAGCAGGGGAAACTTGTGCATCTAGGCGGAAACATCGGCCGCAGCCTGTTTGATAAAGTCGAAGAGATGTCGCATAACGATGTCGCGGTCGTCGAACTGTCCAGCTTCCAGTTAATGTCGATGCGTAAAAGTCCCGACGTTGCGGTCGTCACCAACGTAAACCCCAACCATCTGGATATCCATAAAGATATGAACGAATACATCACCTCCAAAAAGAATCTGTTTTTGCATCAAAACGCCTTTGCGCGCTGCGTGCTGAACGCTGAAAATGAAATTACAAGGTCGTTTGCTTCCGAGACACGCGGGCAGACAGCGTTTTTTTCTTCGCTTAAAAAAGTTGAAAACGGAGTTTACCTTAAAGACGGCGAACTCGTCCACGTCACCAACGGCGAAGAAGAGGAAATTATGGCTGCCGACGAAATTTTATTGCCGGGGAAACACAACGCCGAAAACTATATGGCTGCCTTCGCGGCGGTTTGGGGCGTTGTTGATGTTAAGGTTATGGCTGAGATCGCGCGAACTTTCAAGGGTGTCGAACACCGCGAAGAATTCGTACGCGAACTCGACGGCGTAAAATATTATAACGATTCCATTGCGACCACACCGACCCGCACGATCGCCGCGCTGAACGCGTTTAAAAAGAACGTTATTTTAATCGGCGGCGGTTATGACAAAAAAATCCCGTTCGAACCGCTCGGAAAACCGGTCGTCGATACCTGCAAGGCCGTGATCTTATTCGGCGACACCGCAAAAAAGATGGGCGACGCGATCGCTGCCGCGCCCGGTTACAACGCAGAAAAAGTGCCGATATTTTATGTCGGAAACATGTTTGAAGCGGTGCAAAAAGCCCGTTCGATTGCGAATAGCGGTGATTTTGTCACACTCTCTCCCGCCTGTGCCAGCTTTGACCGTTATCCCAACTATGAGACCCGCGGCGAGGAATATAAAACGCTTGTGAAGAAACTTTAG
- a CDS encoding VanZ family protein yields the protein MAAAFEYFLNMLPYMLISLPFILLWRYMRVNRLSKHNLVSPRSREILMVIFTMFLVGLISQTVLSEITLTESGFSIVHRPGGGGLNLKLFDVFRLVKIETFERGKISFFLINIVGNIVVFMPLGFFSCLLWKKPSVWKALLYGMMTSLVIELAQYPLERGTDIDDLWLNTLGALLGWVVYIAIRNRIDTQKYRIKDQR from the coding sequence ATGGCTGCTGCGTTCGAATACTTTTTAAATATGCTCCCGTATATGCTGATCTCACTGCCGTTCATCCTGCTTTGGCGCTATATGCGCGTCAACCGGCTTTCAAAACACAATCTGGTCAGCCCCCGGTCCCGCGAGATTTTAATGGTGATTTTCACGATGTTTCTCGTGGGGTTGATTTCACAGACGGTGTTATCCGAAATCACGCTGACCGAAAGCGGTTTTTCGATCGTTCACCGTCCCGGCGGAGGCGGATTGAACCTCAAACTCTTCGATGTGTTCCGGCTTGTGAAAATCGAGACCTTTGAACGCGGAAAGATCAGCTTCTTTTTGATCAACATCGTCGGAAACATCGTCGTTTTCATGCCCCTCGGTTTTTTTTCCTGTCTGTTATGGAAAAAGCCGTCGGTTTGGAAAGCGCTGCTTTACGGCATGATGACCTCATTGGTCATCGAACTGGCGCAATACCCGCTCGAACGTGGCACCGATATCGATGACTTATGGCTGAATACGCTCGGCGCTTTACTCGGATGGGTGGTTTATATTGCAATACGAAATCGGATTGACACACAAAAATACCGCATCAAAGATCAAAGATAA
- a CDS encoding mechanosensitive ion channel family protein, producing MKEIWQWILDVNDKTKATFEEGLFMTLLVWLCIGVAAWILLHVIKRILKEKEKRGKKNTFPLLAHLIRALIYIIAVTSALFQIQPLKTMTVSLLATSGVLAVIIGLASQEAFSNLVHGLFISLFKPFVIGDIITIKDLGVTGVVEDINLHHTVLKTFQNNRVIVPNAKTNGSVIENQMLGEKRLCNYLDINIAYTADIDKAISLLRNLAVSHPYCVDARNPQEIASGEPVVAVRVVDLKDFGVALRAFIWSADSGSGFSMLCDLRKEIIKEFAAREIEIPFNTMNAVIKSKGGVNDK from the coding sequence ATGAAAGAAATTTGGCAATGGATTCTCGATGTTAATGACAAGACAAAGGCCACCTTCGAAGAAGGCCTTTTTATGACTTTGCTGGTATGGCTGTGTATCGGTGTCGCCGCTTGGATTTTACTTCATGTCATCAAACGCATTCTTAAAGAAAAAGAAAAACGCGGCAAAAAGAACACTTTCCCGCTGCTGGCTCACTTGATTCGAGCATTGATTTATATCATTGCCGTCACCAGCGCTCTGTTTCAAATTCAACCTCTGAAAACCATGACGGTATCGCTGCTTGCGACTTCCGGCGTGCTGGCTGTGATCATCGGATTAGCCTCCCAGGAGGCCTTTTCAAATCTGGTTCACGGTTTGTTTATCTCACTGTTCAAACCGTTTGTGATCGGCGACATCATCACGATCAAAGACCTTGGCGTGACCGGCGTTGTGGAGGACATCAACCTGCATCACACAGTTTTAAAGACCTTTCAAAACAACCGCGTGATCGTGCCGAACGCGAAAACCAACGGCTCGGTGATCGAAAACCAAATGCTTGGCGAAAAGCGGCTGTGCAATTATCTCGATATCAATATCGCATACACCGCCGATATCGACAAAGCCATTTCGCTGCTGCGAAATCTTGCCGTTTCGCATCCCTATTGCGTCGATGCAAGAAACCCGCAGGAGATCGCCTCCGGCGAACCGGTCGTTGCCGTGCGGGTAGTCGATTTAAAAGATTTCGGCGTCGCTTTGCGCGCATTTATTTGGTCTGCGGATTCCGGCTCCGGTTTCTCAATGCTGTGTGATCTGCGGAAAGAGATCATCAAGGAATTCGCCGCTCGTGAAATCGAGATCCCCTTCAATACCATGAACGCCGTTATAAAAAGCAAAGGCGGCGTAAATGATAAATAG
- a CDS encoding M14 family zinc carboxypeptidase, with amino-acid sequence MTSKRIFAPLLTCLLFFCACSDSAVQSTIETNANPHSEISSVPTDFFSELGIPESVGFDGTYTRETRQKMFALGFSYTDVESLIDMGYFIDDIFLFTPEEKDVYAAAGRFTPHESLLELTKILYTDIEGLDDYFTAFGDKSVVVPELIQYGESVLGRPLYYYHIKNPNREPTKKIMLTFAIHGYESEASSDGAYLAEQAYQIAFFYCLKPEYLEDTELFIVPMVNPDGVMNRNGGVKFGRGQSQGIDMNRDFLKGEFKAQETAALRDLIKTVSPDVFIDFHGWYSESYGDAELGRAFAANLGLAHISEDYGTRQGYLYGYAKSQGARSLLIEHSGYASVNTKDLILSLNTIMRMNLNQPTQ; translated from the coding sequence ATGACCTCCAAACGAATCTTTGCGCCGCTGCTGACCTGCCTGTTATTTTTTTGTGCCTGCTCTGATTCTGCCGTCCAGAGCACAATCGAAACGAACGCAAATCCCCATTCCGAAATCTCTTCGGTTCCGACTGATTTTTTCTCCGAACTCGGAATTCCCGAATCAGTCGGTTTCGACGGTACCTATACCCGGGAGACGCGCCAAAAAATGTTCGCACTGGGTTTCAGTTATACGGATGTGGAATCGTTGATTGATATGGGATATTTCATTGACGATATTTTCCTCTTTACCCCCGAAGAAAAAGATGTTTATGCAGCGGCAGGCAGGTTTACGCCCCATGAATCGCTTTTGGAACTGACAAAAATTCTTTACACGGATATCGAAGGGCTGGATGATTATTTCACCGCTTTCGGAGATAAAAGCGTCGTCGTTCCCGAATTAATTCAATACGGCGAGAGCGTTTTAGGCCGCCCGCTCTATTATTATCACATCAAAAACCCGAACCGGGAACCGACAAAAAAGATCATGCTGACCTTTGCGATTCACGGCTATGAGAGCGAGGCCTCCAGCGACGGCGCATACTTGGCCGAACAGGCCTACCAGATCGCATTCTTTTATTGTCTCAAACCCGAGTACCTCGAGGACACAGAATTGTTCATCGTACCGATGGTCAACCCCGACGGCGTGATGAACCGAAACGGCGGCGTCAAATTCGGACGCGGGCAGTCACAGGGGATTGATATGAACCGCGATTTCCTGAAAGGCGAATTTAAGGCGCAGGAGACAGCCGCACTCAGAGACCTGATTAAAACCGTTTCTCCCGACGTTTTCATCGATTTCCACGGCTGGTACAGCGAATCCTACGGTGACGCCGAACTCGGGCGGGCGTTTGCGGCAAATCTCGGTCTTGCGCACATCAGTGAGGATTACGGCACCCGCCAGGGATATTTATACGGATACGCCAAGTCACAGGGTGCGCGCTCCCTTTTGATCGAACACAGCGGCTATGCTTCGGTCAACACAAAAGACCTGATATTATCGCTGAACACCATTATGCGGATGAATTTAAACCAACCGACTCAATAA